Within Bacteroidota bacterium, the genomic segment TCAAAGCTAAATCCACCTCTTGGTGGAAAAATTAAAAACGTAAGTTTAACTATTAAACTATAAAATGGAACTGGAAGAAAAAGAAATTTGTCCCAAATGCAAAAAAAAATTTTCATGCTCTAAATCAAATAAATGTTGGTGTTATGAAATTGGATTAGATTCTAATCAATTGGCAAAATTAAATACTAATTATGAATACTGCCTTTGCCCGAATTGTATTGAAGAATTAAAGAATCAAAATAAGCCTTAAAAACTAACAATATGTATATAGGAAAATAATTATCTTTGTACTCTCAAATTGGTCTCGTGGCCGAGTGGCTAGGCAGAGGTCTGCAAAACCTTCCACAGCGGTTCGAATCCGCTCGAGACCTCAAAAAAGCCTTCAGAATTTTCTGAAGGCTTTTTAATTTATTTATTTATCCTCTTACTTTACTTCTATATAATACTTCGCTAGCTCAAGTGCCCATTTTTCCATCAATTCCTGATTTAAATCGACTGGCGGTTTTGCATCTTTCGGTAAAAATGACTTATATGGATGTTTTATTGAATAATCCTTAAACTCTTTTATAATAGCGTTTCTTAATTCTTCATTCATAAATAAATCTATCGCTGAAGCAGCCATTACTTTGGCACCAGCATTTAAACCTTTCCATGCAGTTGAGCCAAAGTTAGCAGTTACATTTGACCAATGATGACTAATCCCTCCTGGAACTCCACCCGGGAAACGAAGAGATGCTGTTGGTGCCACTAAAGTCACATCCCCCACATCTGATGAACCACCTCCAACAAATGTTTCTTTTGATGCTTTAAATTCTTTAATTTTCGTTGGCATTCCATTTTCTTCTTGACCAAGTTCCTTCTGTAATGCTTTTGCAAATTCATTTTCTTCTTCGGTCCATGCCGGCATTCCAATAAGATCCATATTTCTTTGCAATAGTTCAGCCATACCCTTATTTGAATGCCTCTGATGTGCAGCAGCGATAGTACGAACTTCGAACAGTTCCGTTCCTGTTGCAAGAGCAGCACCTTTTGCACAATCCAAAACTCTTTCAAACATTTCCTCAACTTTATCATCACTATTTCTAATATAATACCACACAGTAGCTTTATCAGGAACAACATTAGGGGCTTCACCACCGGCAGTAATCACATAATGCATTCGCTCAGTGTAAAACAAATGCTCCCTTAAATAATTAGTAGAAACGTTCATAATCTCAACTGCATCTAAAGCACTTCTTCCTGACCAAGGTGCCCCCGCACTATGAGCCGTTTTTCCTTTAAATGTAAAAAAAGTAGAAATTATCGCATTGCCACTTACCCCATATTCTGTACTGAATTCGCTACTACTATGATTATCTATAACAAAATCAACGTCTTCAAATAGCCCCGCTTTGATCATATACGGTCTGCTTATAATTGTTTCTTCAGCAGGAGATCCATAAACACGAATCGTGCCTTTAAAGCCGAATTTTATCATCGCTTCTTTTATAGCAATTGCAGTAGCAGTAGCGGCTGTGCCCATCGTATTATGTCCACACCCATGTCCGGGAGCTCCATTAATTAATGGCTCCTGTTTAGAAACTCTACCTTTTTGAGAAATCATAGGTAACGCATCAAATTCGCCCAAAATTGCAATAACAGGCTTTCCTGATCCATAGGAGGCCACAAAAGCAGTTGGCATCCCTGCCACACCTCTTTCTAAAGTAAATCCTTCGGCTTCCAAGGTAGAAGCTAAAAGTGCTGACGATTTAAATTCTTGCATCCCCAATTCAGCGTATGACCAAATGGCATCGGAAATTTTCCCGAATTTCATTATTGTTTTTTCATTACTTAAATAATTTAATGCATAGGTTTTTTCCGCATACTCATTTGCTTTTGTATTATTTTTTTGAGAAAACA encodes:
- a CDS encoding amidohydrolase — protein: MKKLLVLLLALLLNVEMFSQKNNTKANEYAEKTYALNYLSNEKTIMKFGKISDAIWSYAELGMQEFKSSALLASTLEAEGFTLERGVAGMPTAFVASYGSGKPVIAILGEFDALPMISQKGRVSKQEPLINGAPGHGCGHNTMGTAATATAIAIKEAMIKFGFKGTIRVYGSPAEETIISRPYMIKAGLFEDVDFVIDNHSSSEFSTEYGVSGNAIISTFFTFKGKTAHSAGAPWSGRSALDAVEIMNVSTNYLREHLFYTERMHYVITAGGEAPNVVPDKATVWYYIRNSDDKVEEMFERVLDCAKGAALATGTELFEVRTIAAAHQRHSNKGMAELLQRNMDLIGMPAWTEEENEFAKALQKELGQEENGMPTKIKEFKASKETFVGGGSSDVGDVTLVAPTASLRFPGGVPGGISHHWSNVTANFGSTAWKGLNAGAKVMAASAIDLFMNEELRNAIIKEFKDYSIKHPYKSFLPKDAKPPVDLNQELMEKWALELAKYYIEVK
- a CDS encoding cysteine-rich CWC family protein — encoded protein: MELEEKEICPKCKKKFSCSKSNKCWCYEIGLDSNQLAKLNTNYEYCLCPNCIEELKNQNKP